Proteins found in one Bacteroidota bacterium genomic segment:
- a CDS encoding superoxide dismutase — MAITLPDLPYAQNALVPYISEETLGFHHGKHHNAYVTNLNNLIKDTDLDKADLESIIKTVAGDASKAGHFNNAAQVWNHTFYWNSMKPNGGGKPSGDLLKKIEADFGSYDDFVNQFKTAATTQFGSGWAWLVLDGGKLKVTKTANADLPMAHGQKALLTIDVWEHAYYIDFRNRRPDYISTFLDKLVNWDFAAKNLG; from the coding sequence ATGGCCATCACCCTGCCCGATTTACCATATGCACAGAATGCCCTTGTGCCCTACATCTCAGAAGAAACCCTCGGGTTTCATCACGGCAAGCACCACAATGCCTATGTGACCAATCTGAATAACCTGATTAAGGATACTGATCTGGATAAAGCCGATCTGGAATCCATCATTAAAACGGTGGCAGGGGATGCTTCCAAAGCGGGACATTTCAACAACGCCGCTCAGGTATGGAATCACACCTTTTACTGGAACAGCATGAAGCCAAATGGTGGCGGAAAACCGTCAGGTGATCTGCTGAAGAAAATTGAAGCCGATTTCGGGTCGTATGATGATTTCGTCAATCAGTTTAAAACCGCAGCCACCACTCAGTTCGGATCAGGTTGGGCCTGGCTGGTACTGGATGGCGGAAAACTGAAAGTGACCAAAACCGCAAATGCCGATCTGCCCATGGCACACGGTCAGAAGGCTCTGCTTACCATCGATGTGTGGGAACATGCTTACTACATCGATTTCCGGAACCGTCGTCCCGATTACATCTCGACGTTTCTCGATAAACTGGTTAACTGGGATTTCGCTGCGAAAAACCTCGGTTAA
- a CDS encoding type II/IV secretion system protein: protein MASIQTLDPRHSAVTHIDHLLTTALHEAASDVHIDPVADGLVIRFRVDGRLEERYSVSSGQKAALVARIKVLANLDIAEKRRPQDGRIRFASASGETDIRVSVVPVIHGEKVVLRILDSGFAGSDFLSLGFSEEQDSLLREALSYSSGLILVTGPTGCGKSTTLYTALQILNEPSRNILTIEDPVERQLAGINQSAVHEAIGYTFPAALRSFLRQDPNVIMVGEIRDAETATIAIRAAMTGHLVLSTLHTQTAAGAVDRLRDIGVEPYLIQATLRLVVSQRLVRTLCPECRQPDPDGKEVLSRQPLGESFSSPESWSVFKPAGCSSCRFTGFRGRRVIGDVFLPGHSAVQQGREDDGLRQSGYRAVAAGRTTLPEILAEVG from the coding sequence ATGGCATCCATTCAAACTCTCGATCCCAGACATTCTGCTGTCACTCACATCGACCACCTCCTCACCACGGCTCTTCATGAGGCGGCGTCGGATGTGCACATCGACCCAGTGGCGGACGGTCTGGTCATCCGGTTCCGGGTGGATGGCCGGCTGGAGGAACGATACTCGGTGTCTTCTGGTCAGAAGGCTGCGCTTGTGGCCCGGATCAAGGTGCTGGCCAACCTCGATATTGCCGAGAAACGACGTCCCCAGGATGGGAGAATCCGGTTTGCCTCGGCCTCTGGAGAAACCGACATCCGCGTGTCCGTGGTCCCTGTGATTCATGGTGAAAAAGTTGTGCTTCGTATACTCGATTCGGGATTTGCCGGATCTGATTTTCTCTCCCTCGGTTTTTCTGAGGAACAGGACTCGCTTCTGCGCGAAGCGCTCTCTTATTCCAGCGGTCTGATACTCGTCACCGGTCCGACCGGCTGCGGGAAATCGACCACACTGTACACCGCCCTTCAGATTCTGAACGAACCATCACGGAATATACTGACCATTGAAGATCCGGTGGAGCGGCAACTGGCCGGCATCAATCAGTCGGCTGTGCATGAAGCCATCGGGTACACCTTTCCCGCCGCCCTCCGTTCATTTCTGCGGCAGGATCCGAATGTGATCATGGTGGGGGAAATCCGTGATGCCGAGACGGCGACCATTGCCATCCGCGCCGCCATGACCGGACATCTGGTGCTTTCCACTCTTCACACACAGACAGCGGCCGGGGCGGTGGACCGGTTACGGGATATCGGGGTGGAACCCTATCTGATTCAGGCTACATTGCGGCTGGTGGTGTCCCAGCGTCTGGTCAGAACCTTGTGTCCGGAGTGCCGGCAACCCGATCCGGATGGGAAAGAGGTGCTGTCCCGGCAACCATTGGGAGAAAGCTTTTCCTCACCGGAGAGCTGGTCGGTTTTTAAGCCGGCCGGGTGTTCTTCCTGCCGGTTTACCGGATTCCGGGGCCGGCGTGTCATTGGTGATGTGTTTCTGCCGGGTCATTCCGCTGTTCAGCAGGGTCGTGAGGACGATGGGCTGCGCCAGAGTGGTTACCGGGCAGTGGCGGCCGGACGGACGACTCTGCCAGAGATTCTGGCCGAAGTGGGATAA
- a CDS encoding prepilin peptidase, whose amino-acid sequence MASPLILHWGLIAVMVSCLIWVLISDTRSLTVPVFPLLLLTVTGILMVVLADMERVWVLDIIPVVLFAISVLFVSLRHRQAAAGAADWWLIMLLCLVVPIDYSLPIVLLSSIAGLIHSKLAGIQRIPFAFWISVFWISELLLVHTGFFSFTLFPV is encoded by the coding sequence ATGGCAAGTCCATTGATCCTTCACTGGGGGCTGATAGCCGTGATGGTTTCATGCCTTATCTGGGTCCTGATTTCGGATACCCGTTCTCTCACCGTACCTGTTTTTCCGCTTCTGCTGCTGACGGTTACGGGTATCCTGATGGTGGTTTTAGCCGACATGGAAAGGGTCTGGGTATTAGATATAATCCCTGTGGTACTATTTGCAATCAGTGTTCTCTTTGTCAGCCTCAGACACCGGCAGGCCGCAGCCGGGGCAGCCGATTGGTGGTTAATTATGTTGTTGTGCCTGGTGGTCCCGATTGATTATTCACTGCCCATTGTTTTGCTTTCTTCGATAGCCGGACTCATTCATTCAAAATTGGCTGGAATCCAACGGATTCCCTTCGCCTTCTGGATATCGGTTTTCTGGATTTCTGAATTGCTTTTGGTGCACACCGGCTTTTTTTCCTTTACTCTTTTCCCTGTCTGA
- a CDS encoding prepilin-type N-terminal cleavage/methylation domain-containing protein yields the protein MLLLKNQPCPLTRHRLKGFSLTELLVAMVILSVLVLLALPRLLPLVTKAKTKEAQIALATVKTLMDVYKLEHDRYTDNLEAVGFVQEKTVEQGGNAKYKVEVVQATGTGYLARATSLVDFDNDGIFNVWEVTEKGQVNEVVAD from the coding sequence ATGTTACTACTGAAAAACCAGCCTTGTCCGCTTACCCGTCACCGGCTGAAAGGCTTTTCTCTGACCGAATTGCTGGTGGCCATGGTGATTTTGAGCGTATTGGTTCTGCTCGCCCTTCCGCGATTGTTACCTCTGGTGACCAAGGCCAAGACCAAAGAAGCCCAGATTGCATTGGCAACAGTTAAGACCCTGATGGATGTGTATAAACTGGAACATGACCGGTACACCGACAATCTGGAGGCCGTCGGGTTTGTTCAGGAAAAAACCGTTGAACAGGGTGGTAACGCCAAGTATAAAGTAGAAGTGGTTCAGGCAACGGGAACCGGCTATCTGGCGCGCGCCACCTCGCTGGTCGATTTTGATAATGATGGAATTTTCAATGTATGGGAAGTCACCGAAAAAGGGCAGGTCAATGAAGTGGTTGCTGATTAA
- a CDS encoding type II secretion system F family protein, whose translation MKLSLNKQAELYAQLSVMLASGLTLNQILQALARVEKSKPVKKILQTTLRNLQSGRSIRVSLQSGGLVTDPLFLQLIDIGEHTGQLGESFQQIASTMEEQTEFRSRLIQATTYPLVVLLVAVVVIFVMILFIVPSFADVYRSMGAELPWITAFVLNLNRWLTNPVFILLVTALVGFLLMTRRSASRVLLPYLTGLLYRLPVIGDTVLMIRNYEFCVSLALLTRSGIPLLKSLNLIVQHTADPIWRAQLKPLITGVESGRNLSDSMGSSSMVSPLIRQMILVGEETAELSDLMVKTAVIFKRHTDTRLKVLVALVEPALIVILGLTISLILISVYLPLFSAMGNFGN comes from the coding sequence ATGAAACTGTCTTTGAATAAACAGGCCGAATTGTACGCACAACTGTCGGTCATGCTGGCCAGTGGTCTCACGTTAAACCAGATTCTGCAGGCGCTGGCACGGGTGGAAAAATCGAAACCCGTCAAAAAGATCCTTCAGACCACCTTGCGGAATCTGCAATCGGGCCGGTCCATCCGGGTGTCGCTTCAATCGGGCGGATTGGTTACCGATCCGTTGTTCCTTCAACTGATCGATATCGGCGAGCATACCGGCCAGCTTGGCGAGAGTTTTCAGCAGATTGCCAGCACCATGGAAGAGCAGACTGAATTCCGGTCCCGCCTGATCCAGGCCACCACCTATCCGCTGGTGGTGCTTCTGGTTGCGGTGGTGGTTATCTTTGTCATGATTCTGTTTATTGTGCCTTCATTTGCCGATGTGTACCGGTCGATGGGTGCAGAATTGCCATGGATAACGGCTTTTGTCTTAAATCTGAACCGCTGGTTAACCAATCCGGTTTTCATACTTCTGGTCACTGCATTGGTTGGGTTTCTGTTGATGACCCGCCGGTCGGCCAGCCGTGTGTTGCTGCCATACCTGACCGGTTTGCTGTACCGGCTGCCGGTTATCGGTGACACCGTGCTGATGATCCGGAATTATGAGTTTTGTGTCAGTCTGGCGCTACTGACCCGTTCGGGGATCCCGCTTCTGAAATCACTGAATCTGATTGTTCAGCACACAGCCGATCCCATCTGGCGTGCGCAACTGAAACCGCTGATCACCGGGGTGGAATCGGGACGCAACCTGTCGGATAGCATGGGAAGTTCCTCCATGGTATCTCCGCTCATCAGACAGATGATTCTGGTGGGTGAGGAGACGGCGGAACTGTCTGATCTGATGGTGAAAACCGCCGTCATCTTTAAACGACATACCGATACCCGGCTGAAGGTCCTGGTGGCCCTGGTTGAACCGGCCCTGATTGTCATTCTGGGTCTGACCATCAGCCTGATTCTGATATCGGTTTATCTGCCCCTTTTCTCTGCGATGGGAAATTTTGGCAACTGA
- a CDS encoding prepilin-type N-terminal cleavage/methylation domain-containing protein produces the protein MCGKATLPGYSLIEVLVSLTILSIVTLGVYTTLQFQSRASASFTRSDTVKDWVVVLDSLRVHPTEGLSVARRHGLMFDIRTDKRPGGYSIQVKQTEPASFWFRPGLPAIRLWVPEPAVAHPSLTGNPTP, from the coding sequence ATGTGTGGTAAGGCAACCTTGCCGGGTTATTCACTCATTGAGGTGTTGGTGAGTCTCACCATCCTATCCATTGTCACCCTGGGGGTTTACACCACCCTGCAATTTCAGTCACGAGCTTCTGCCAGTTTCACCCGATCGGATACCGTGAAAGACTGGGTGGTGGTGCTCGATTCGCTACGAGTACATCCCACCGAAGGACTGTCTGTTGCCCGACGCCATGGCCTGATGTTCGATATCCGCACAGATAAACGTCCCGGCGGATATTCCATTCAGGTAAAACAGACCGAACCTGCTTCCTTTTGGTTCAGGCCGGGACTACCGGCCATCCGGCTTTGGGTTCCGGAACCGGCAGTCGCCCATCCTTCTCTAACAGGCAACCCTACGCCATGA